The Pyrus communis chromosome 9, drPyrComm1.1, whole genome shotgun sequence genome has a segment encoding these proteins:
- the LOC137745181 gene encoding S-adenosylmethionine synthase 4 has protein sequence MDTFLFTSESVNEGHPDKLCDQVSDAVLDACLEQDPESKVACETCTKTNMVMVFGEITTKAKVDYEKIVRDTCRGIGFTSADVGLDADNCKVLVNIEKQSPEIAEGVHGHLTKKPEEIGAGDQGHMFGYATDETPEFMPLTHVLATKIGAKLTEVRKNKTVPWLRPDGKTQVTVEYKNENGAMVPIRVHTILISTQHDENVTNEQIAADLKEHVIKPVVPAQFIDDKIIYHLNPSGRFVIGGPHGDAGLTGRKIIIDTYGGWGAHGGGAFSGKDPTKVDRSGAYIVRQAAKSVVASGLARRCIVQVSYAIGVPEPLSVFVDTYKTGKIPDKDILVLIKENFDFRPGMIAIDLDLKRGGNLRYQKTAAYGHFGRDDPDFTWETVKILKPKA, from the coding sequence ATGGATACCTTCCTCTTCACCTCCGAATCCGTCAATGAGGGACACCCCGACAAGCTCTGCGACCAAGTCTCAGATGCGGTTCTCGATGCTTGCTTGGAACAAGACCCCGAGAGCAAAGTTGCATGCGAGACATGTACGAAAACCAACATGGTCATGGTCTTTGGTGAGATCACAACCAAAGCGAAAGTAGATTACGAGAAAATAGTCCGAGATACTTGCAGAGGAATAGGGTTTACATCCGCTGATGTAGGCCTTGACGCTGACAACTGCAAAGTCCTTGTCAACATTGAGAAGCAAAGCCCTGAAATTGCAGAGGGAGTTCATGGACACCTTACCAAGAAGCCCGAGGAAATTGGAGCCGGCGACCAAGGCCACATGTTTGGTTACGCCACAGATGAAACACCCGAGTTCATGCCACTCACTCATGTCCTTGCTACAAAGATTGGCGCCAAGCTTACGGAGGTCAGAAAGAATAAAACAGTCCCATGGTTGAGGCCCGATGGTAAGACCCAAGTGACTGTTGAGTACAAGAATGAGAATGGGGCCATGGTCCCGATTCGGGTGCACACCATCCTTATCTCAACCCAACATGATGAGAATGTCACAAACGAGCAGATTGCTGCTGATTTGAAGGAACATGTGATCAAACCTGTTGTCCCAGCTCAATTCATTGATGACAAAATTATCTACCATTTGAACCCTTCAGGCCGATTCGTCATTGGAGGACCCCATGGAGATGCTGGTCTCACTGGCCGGAAGATAATCATAGACACCTATGGTGGTTGGGGTGCTCATGGTGGTGGTGCTTTCTCTGGAAAGGATCCAACCAAGGTTGACCGGAGTGGTGCATACATTGTAAGGCAGGCAGCAAAAAGTGTTGTGGCATCCGGGCTTGCTCGCCGCTGTATTGTTCAGGTTTCTTATGCTATTGGCGTCCCAGAACCCCTATCGGTTTTCGTGGATACCTACAAAACTGGAAAAATCCCAGACAAGGACATATTGGTTCTCATCAAGGAGAACTTTGACTTTAGGCCGGGAATGATTGCCATCGACCTtgatttgaaaagagggggcaACCTCAGGTACCAAAAGACCGCTGCTTATGGTCATTTTGGCCGCGATGATCCAGATTTCACATGGGAGACCGTCAAGATCCTCAAGCCAAAAGCGTGA
- the LOC137745182 gene encoding thioredoxin-like 3-3, with protein sequence MAGGVGGGGDGATGSKKGLEGTGLDLPENRHGNLKSASSDQNLKDILVQIKSCKSPAVINYGASWCRVCSQILPAFCQLSNSFPKLSFVYADIDECPETTQHIRYTPTFHFYRDGERVDEMFGAGEERLHDRLWLHS encoded by the exons ATGGCGGGAGGAGTCGGCGGCGGAGGCGACGGAGCCACCGGCAGCAAGAAGGGATTAGAAGGCACGGGCTTGGATTTACCAGAGAATCGCCATGGCAACCTAAAGAGTGCTTCCAGCGACCAAAACCTCAAAGACATCCTTGTTCAAATCAAGTCCTGCAAATCCCCT GCAGTCATCAATTATGGTGCATCTTG GTGCCGTGTGTGTAGCCAGATCCTTCCTGCATTCTGCCAGCTGAGTAACAGTTTCCCAAAGCTCTCTTTCGTCTATGCAGACATTGATGAATGCCCCGAAACAACACAGCACATCCGCTACACGCCCACCTTCCATTTCTACCGGGATGGCGAAAGGGTTGATGAGATGTTTGGTGCTGGAGAAGAGCGGTTGCATGATCGCTTGTGGTTACATTCGTGA